Proteins encoded together in one Micromonospora auratinigra window:
- a CDS encoding nucleotidyltransferase domain-containing protein, translating into MDTGDPEIDRRLDDPRWRVAERVSDAALRRFPADLLAVAVHGPLAHGDDDGGGDSEVGLLLVTYRPGGGPTPATRRVDGVLVDLTVAAADDYLGQARTITPRWPLAADRYVTTRALHDPTGWLRTLRDEHLARLARARPGEFTTAARHAWYRGSAAHARALRLAEWYETDQALLMLGEARLAAATVQGLFSRTYFRDPGDAVRRTGLAGADMTEVGTVLTRQAEELAARGRPVDGTVDDLLAG; encoded by the coding sequence GTGGACACCGGCGACCCGGAGATCGACCGCCGCCTGGACGATCCCCGCTGGCGGGTCGCCGAGCGGGTGAGCGACGCCGCGCTGCGCCGGTTCCCCGCCGACCTGCTCGCCGTCGCGGTGCACGGGCCGTTGGCGCACGGCGACGACGACGGCGGCGGGGACAGCGAGGTCGGGTTGCTGCTGGTCACCTACCGGCCGGGCGGCGGGCCGACCCCGGCCACCCGGCGGGTGGACGGCGTGCTGGTCGATCTCACCGTCGCGGCGGCCGACGACTACCTGGGGCAGGCCCGCACGATCACCCCGCGTTGGCCGCTGGCCGCCGACCGCTACGTCACCACCCGGGCGCTGCACGACCCGACCGGCTGGTTGCGGACCCTGCGCGACGAGCACCTGGCCCGGCTGGCCCGGGCCCGGCCGGGCGAGTTCACCACCGCCGCCCGCCACGCCTGGTACCGGGGCAGCGCGGCACACGCCCGGGCGCTGCGGCTGGCCGAGTGGTACGAGACCGACCAGGCGCTGCTGATGCTCGGCGAGGCGCGGCTGGCCGCGGCCACCGTGCAGGGGCTGTTCAGCCGCACCTACTTCCGGGACCCGGGCGACGCGGTACGGCGTACCGGGCTGGCCGGCGCCGACATGACCGAGGTCGGCACGGTGCTGACCCGGCAGGCCGAGGAACTCGCCGCCCGGGGCCGCCCCGTCGACGGCACCGTCGACGACCTCCTCGCCGGCTGA
- a CDS encoding nitroreductase family deazaflavin-dependent oxidoreductase: MSTLGSLTRRLGHQKWFAATMRLLVPADRLVGRLTKGRVVAFGLIPSLVITTTGRRSGKPRSNPLLYVPDGDGYVVIGSNWGQQHQPAWSLNLLAQPAAEIDVKGRRIPVHAELITGEERERLFARLVDEWPAYRTYVERAGGREIRVFRLVPVDAPDPA, encoded by the coding sequence GTGTCCACCCTGGGATCCCTCACCCGCCGTCTCGGTCACCAGAAGTGGTTCGCCGCCACCATGCGCCTGCTCGTCCCCGCCGACCGGCTGGTCGGCCGGCTGACCAAGGGCCGGGTGGTCGCCTTCGGGCTGATCCCCTCCCTGGTCATCACCACCACCGGCCGCCGCTCCGGCAAGCCCCGCAGCAACCCGCTGCTGTACGTGCCGGACGGCGACGGGTACGTGGTGATCGGGTCGAACTGGGGGCAGCAGCACCAGCCGGCCTGGTCGTTGAACCTGCTCGCACAGCCGGCCGCCGAGATCGACGTCAAGGGACGCCGGATCCCGGTCCACGCCGAGCTGATCACCGGCGAGGAGCGGGAGCGGCTCTTCGCCCGGCTGGTCGACGAGTGGCCCGCCTACCGGACGTACGTGGAACGGGCCGGTGGCCGGGAGATCCGGGTGTTCCGCCTGGTCCCGGTCGACGCCCCCGACCCGGCCTGA